In the genome of Candidatus Zixiibacteriota bacterium, the window CCTGTCCTGGTCCAGCAGGAACTCCAGCGTCCCGGCGCCGACGTAGCCCACCGCCCGCGCCCCCTGGATCGCGATCCGGCCGATCCGCCGGCGCGTGCGGTCGTCCAGCCCCGGCGCCGGGCACTCCTCGATGACCTTCTGGTGTCGTCTCTGGATGGAGCACTCGCGGTCGTAGAGATGGATCACCCGCCCGTAGCGATCGGCGAGAATCTGGATTTCGATGTGGCGCGGCCGCTGTATGTATTTTTCCACGTAGAGACGGGGATCGCCGAACGATGCGGCGGCCTCGGAACGCACCGCGCGATAGGCCGAGGAGACCTCGCGGCGCGACCGCACCAGCCTGAGCCCCTTGCCGCCCCCTCCGGCCACCGCTTTGAGCATGAAGGGGTAGCCCGTCGCCTCGGCGGCCTTCACCACCTCGTCCTCGGAATTCAGGATGCCGTCGGACCCCGGCACGACGGGAACGCCGGCGGCCTTCATCGCCTGGCGCGCCTTGACCTTGTCGCCCATCTGCTCGATGACGTCGGGCGACGGGCCGATGAAGACGATCCCCTCCTTCGTGCAGCGGCGGGCGAACTCGGCGTTCTCCGCGAGAAAGCCGTAGCCCGGATGAACCGCTTCCGCGCGGCTCTTCCTGGCGACCTCGAGAATCCTGTCGATGCAGAGATAGCTCTGCGTGGACGGGGCCGGACCGATCGGATAGGCGTAGTCCGCGTACTTGACGTGAAGCGACTCGCGGTCCGCTTCGGAGTAAACCGCGACGGTCTCGATGTCCAGCTCGCGGCAGGCGCGCGCGATCCGCACCGCGATCTCGCCGCGATTGGCGATCAGGATTCGCTTAAACATCGCCCTCCGCGCCTGAGCGCGGCGACGTCGCTCGCGGCGCACCCCGCCGGCTCCCGCCCGCGCGGCACGCGGCCGCGCATCCCCGTTGCCGCGTACCCATCTTTGCTCAAAGCGGAATGTTGCCGTGCTTCTTCGGCGGATTGTGCTCCTGCTTGTTCCGCAGCATCTCCAGCGAGCGGATGAGCATCGGCCGCGTGTCCTCCGGGTAGATCACCGCGTCGATGTAGCCGTGCTCCGCCGATTTGAAAGGATTGGCGAACTTGTCGCGGTACTGGCGCACCAGCTCGTCGCGAGCCTTGGAGGGATCGGCCGCCTTCCGGAGCGCGTCGCGGAAAACGATGTTGATCGCGCCTTCGGGCCCCATGACCGCGATCTCGGCGGTCGGGTAGGCGAGATTGATGTCGCCGCGGAGGTGCTTGCTCGACATCACGATGTAGCCGCCGCCGTACGCCTTGCGCGTCACCACCGTCACCTTGGGCACCGTCGCCTCCGCGTAGGCGTAGAGCAGCTTGGCGCCGTGGCGGATGATGCCGTCGTACTCCTGCGAGGTCCCGGGCAGGAAACCCGGAACGTCGACGAAGGTGACGATCGGGATGTTGAAGCAGTCGCAGAAACGGATGAAGCGCGCCGCCTTGACCGACGCGTTGATGTCGAGGCACCCCGCGAGATTCGCCGGCTGATTGGCGACGATCCCGACCGAGCGCCCGCCGAGCCGCGCGAAGCCGACCAGGATGTTCGGCGCGAAGTCGGCCTGAACCTCATAGAAGTAGCCCTCGTCGATCACAGCCTTCACGAGCTCCTTCATGTCGTAAGGCCGGTTGGGATTGTCGGGAACCAGGTCGCGCAGCCTGCGGTCGCGCCGCAGCGGATCGTCGGTGGTGGGGACGAACGGCGGATCCTCCTGGTTGTTCCCCGGCAGGAACCGGATCAGCTCGCGGATCATCAACAGGCAGTCTTTCTCGGTGTTCGAGGCGAAATGCGCCACGCCGCTCTTGACCGTGTGCGTGTCCGCGCCGCCGAGCTCTTCCTTGGTCACCTCCTCGTGCGTGACGGTCTTGATGACGTCGGGCCCGGTGATGAACATATAGCTGTTGGTCTTGACCATGAAGATGAAGTCGGTGATCGCGGGCGAATAGACCGCGCCGCCGGCGCACGGCCCCATGATCGCCGAGATCTGCGGCACCACCCCGGACGCCAGCACGTTGCGCCGGAAGATCTCGCCGTAGCCGGCGAGGCTGACGACGCCTTCCTGGATGCGGGCGCCGCCGGAATCGTTGATGCCGATGATCGGCGCGCCGTTCTTCATCGCCAGATCCATGACCTTGCAGATCTTCTCCGCGACGACGCCGCTCAGGCTCCCGCCGAAGACCGTGAAGTCCTGGGAGTAGACGTACACCAGGCGGCCGTCCACCGCGCCGTACCCGGTAACCACCGCGTCGCCGGGAAATTTCTGCCGGTCCATGTCGAAGTCGGTGCAGCCGTGCATGCGGAGCCGGTCCAGCTCGACGAAGCTGCCGCTGTCGAGCAGGATGTCGATCCGCTCGCGCGCCAGCAGCTTTCCCTGCTCGTGCTGGCGCCGGGCGCGCTCTTCGCCGCCGCCGGCTTCCGCCCGATCGTTGAGTTCGCGCAATTTCTCGAGGTTGCTCGTAGCCGTCATGCAGAAAAATTCCTTGAGGTCGAAGTAGACGCGCGTGGGATCTTGGGTGCGGGCATCATAACAAAGTCCCCCCGGGTGTCAACAGAATTCGCCCCGCCGCAGTCGCGGCTCGACGGAAAAAGCATCTTCATTCGAGCCGCCGAACCGCCCCCGGACAGCCGCCCGGATCGCGTCCCTGGCCGGACGTGAACCGGAATCGGGAGCCGCGGTTCGGCGACCTGCGATTCGCGGCCGGCGATGCGGCCGGTTGCGGCGGCCGCGTGAAATTGTTAGCTTGAAGCTTCCGCCGACGACCGCGATCGCAAGCGATGGGACGACCCGAAGGCTCCCGACAACCCTCTTCTCCGGCGCCGACGCGCCCGCTCGCCGCCCACCAGGCCCTCCTGATCGTTGCCGCGAGCGAGAGCGACGCCAACATGCTCTACGCCTCCGGGTTCTTCGCGCCCGACCCCTTCATCTTCTTCCAGCACCGCAAGCGGAAGTACGTCGTCATGAGCGACCTCGAGATCGACCGCGCCAAGAAGCAGGCGCGCGTCGACCGCGTCCTGTCGCTCTCGGCTTACCAGCGCAGGCTGCGGCGCGCGGGGAAAAGCGCCCCCGCGCTGATCGACGTCCTCGATCTGGTGCTCCGG includes:
- a CDS encoding acyl-CoA carboxylase subunit beta, with the protein product MTATSNLEKLRELNDRAEAGGGEERARRQHEQGKLLARERIDILLDSGSFVELDRLRMHGCTDFDMDRQKFPGDAVVTGYGAVDGRLVYVYSQDFTVFGGSLSGVVAEKICKVMDLAMKNGAPIIGINDSGGARIQEGVVSLAGYGEIFRRNVLASGVVPQISAIMGPCAGGAVYSPAITDFIFMVKTNSYMFITGPDVIKTVTHEEVTKEELGGADTHTVKSGVAHFASNTEKDCLLMIRELIRFLPGNNQEDPPFVPTTDDPLRRDRRLRDLVPDNPNRPYDMKELVKAVIDEGYFYEVQADFAPNILVGFARLGGRSVGIVANQPANLAGCLDINASVKAARFIRFCDCFNIPIVTFVDVPGFLPGTSQEYDGIIRHGAKLLYAYAEATVPKVTVVTRKAYGGGYIVMSSKHLRGDINLAYPTAEIAVMGPEGAINIVFRDALRKAADPSKARDELVRQYRDKFANPFKSAEHGYIDAVIYPEDTRPMLIRSLEMLRNKQEHNPPKKHGNIPL
- the accC gene encoding acetyl-CoA carboxylase biotin carboxylase subunit, with the protein product MFKRILIANRGEIAVRIARACRELDIETVAVYSEADRESLHVKYADYAYPIGPAPSTQSYLCIDRILEVARKSRAEAVHPGYGFLAENAEFARRCTKEGIVFIGPSPDVIEQMGDKVKARQAMKAAGVPVVPGSDGILNSEDEVVKAAEATGYPFMLKAVAGGGGKGLRLVRSRREVSSAYRAVRSEAAASFGDPRLYVEKYIQRPRHIEIQILADRYGRVIHLYDRECSIQRRHQKVIEECPAPGLDDRTRRRIGRIAIQGARAVGYVGAGTLEFLLDQDRNFYFLEMNTRLQVEHAVTERVVGIDMVKAQIEIASGGYLPWRQRHITQTGHAIECRIYAEDAEADFMPCPGKIEGLRLPEGLGVRNDCGVYEGAEVSIYYDPMIAKLIIWGENRIEAILRMRRALREYQVRGIKTNIAFHQWILRHPRFMSGDFNTGFIDEEYRSASKEEVYPHKEIALASAAIAALHREHELALGLLAKGASQPSRWREQGKRTALRSLPAFPGRGWRRR